A genomic stretch from Acidobacteriota bacterium includes:
- a CDS encoding ABC transporter permease, with amino-acid sequence MKPILPSGFVRRVLSVTRKEVRQLSRDRLTMGFVVFVPLVQLILFGYAINQDVRQVSTAVVDACNSEVSRRILGRLQATQTFRITHYARGEEEARSLLRRGDVRAAVLIPPDFDRRYRRGRGAQIAILVDASDPVLARSVRTSANGLSDRIEHEIQLFEVNPGQSGALRASRNRGRFGLEPELVRERPVAFVVLSFFNPQLRTAVFVVPGLLGVILTTTMILMTALALVRERERGTFEFLIATPLQRSELMIGKILPYVVIGILQILIILAAGLVIFAVPMEGSLLDLLLASFFFILANLTLGLVISSVTESQLQATQLSFFFFLPSVLLSGFMFPFEAMPEPAQWLGELLPLTHFIRLSRGIMLRGAPLWTQPLEVFWLLAFFAAGLAASVRLFRKRLD; translated from the coding sequence GTGAAGCCCATTCTGCCCTCTGGATTCGTCCGCCGCGTCTTGTCGGTGACCCGCAAGGAGGTGCGCCAGCTTTCCCGCGACCGGCTGACCATGGGATTCGTGGTCTTCGTGCCGCTGGTGCAGTTGATCCTCTTCGGCTACGCCATCAACCAGGACGTGCGCCAAGTCTCCACGGCGGTGGTGGACGCTTGCAACTCAGAAGTCTCGCGGCGCATCCTGGGACGTCTGCAGGCCACCCAGACTTTCCGCATCACCCACTACGCCCGCGGGGAAGAGGAGGCCCGCAGCCTTCTTCGCCGGGGAGACGTGAGGGCGGCGGTGCTGATTCCGCCCGATTTCGACCGCCGCTACCGGCGCGGACGCGGCGCTCAAATCGCCATCCTGGTGGACGCCTCCGATCCCGTCCTGGCCCGCTCGGTGCGCACCTCGGCCAACGGACTCTCGGACCGCATCGAACACGAGATTCAGCTCTTCGAAGTCAACCCCGGCCAGTCCGGCGCCCTGCGGGCCTCGCGCAACCGCGGACGCTTCGGACTGGAACCCGAGCTGGTGCGCGAGCGTCCGGTGGCATTCGTGGTGCTGTCCTTCTTCAATCCCCAACTGCGCACCGCCGTCTTCGTGGTGCCGGGACTGCTGGGCGTCATCCTCACCACCACCATGATCCTGATGACGGCGCTGGCTCTGGTGCGCGAGCGCGAGCGCGGCACCTTCGAATTCCTCATCGCCACCCCCTTGCAGCGCAGCGAACTGATGATCGGCAAGATCCTGCCCTACGTGGTGATCGGCATCCTGCAGATCCTCATCATCCTGGCGGCCGGACTGGTCATCTTCGCCGTTCCCATGGAGGGCTCGCTGTTGGACCTGCTGCTGGCCTCCTTCTTCTTCATCCTGGCCAACTTGACGCTGGGCCTGGTCATCTCCTCGGTCACCGAATCGCAGCTTCAAGCCACCCAGCTTTCCTTCTTCTTCTTCTTGCCTTCGGTGCTGTTGTCGGGATTCATGTTTCCCTTCGAGGCCATGCCCGAACCGGCCCAATGGCTGGGCGAACTGCTGCCCCTGACCCACTTCATCCGCCTTTCCCGCGGCATCATGCTGCGCGGCGCCCCCCTCTGGACGCAGCCCCTCGAGGTCTTCTGGCTGCTGGCTTTCTTCGCCGCCGGCCTGGCCGCCTCCGTGCGCCTCTTCCGCAAGCGCCTGGATTAA
- a CDS encoding ABC transporter ATP-binding protein, whose product MNSASVPAIRTRGASKNFGDLLAVDALDLEVKTGEVYGFLGPNGAGKSTLMRMLMGLMRPSSGEIEVLGLRMPDQADALRTRIGYMAQHFSLYEDLTVEENLDFAAEVYGIGKHWERVEESLHEYGLEERRKQRPATLSGGWRQRLALAAANIHQPELLVLDEPTAGVDPENRRHFWDKLFLLAARGTTILVSTHYMDEAIRCYRLCMMRRGRKAIEGRPLELSRAMSGRVLRLRLDRLDEAAALLRQVPELSGVAQIGGSLRVLTRPDAPPCEEMLAPLIDRLSQAGLGPVDGSPVDANLEDIFVALTQGEELMAAAEEAS is encoded by the coding sequence ATGAATTCGGCGAGCGTCCCCGCCATCCGCACCCGCGGCGCCAGCAAAAACTTCGGCGACCTGCTGGCCGTCGATGCCCTCGATCTGGAGGTCAAGACGGGCGAAGTCTACGGATTCCTGGGGCCCAACGGCGCCGGCAAGTCGACCCTCATGCGCATGCTCATGGGGCTGATGAGGCCGTCCTCGGGAGAAATCGAGGTGCTGGGGCTGCGCATGCCCGATCAAGCCGACGCCTTGCGCACCCGCATCGGCTACATGGCCCAGCACTTCTCGCTCTATGAGGACCTGACAGTGGAGGAGAATCTCGACTTCGCCGCCGAGGTTTACGGCATCGGCAAGCACTGGGAGCGGGTGGAAGAAAGCCTGCACGAGTACGGCCTGGAAGAGCGCCGCAAACAGCGTCCGGCCACGCTTTCCGGGGGGTGGAGGCAACGGCTGGCCCTGGCTGCCGCCAACATCCATCAGCCCGAACTGCTGGTGCTGGACGAACCCACCGCCGGCGTCGATCCCGAGAACCGCCGCCACTTCTGGGACAAGCTCTTCCTGCTGGCGGCGCGGGGCACCACCATCCTGGTTTCGACCCACTACATGGACGAAGCCATCCGCTGCTACCGGTTGTGCATGATGCGCCGAGGACGCAAGGCCATCGAGGGGCGTCCGCTGGAACTCTCGCGCGCCATGAGCGGACGCGTCCTGCGGCTGCGGCTGGATCGGCTGGACGAAGCCGCCGCCTTGCTGCGCCAGGTCCCCGAGCTTTCGGGCGTGGCCCAGATCGGGGGCTCGCTGCGCGTCCTCACGCGGCCCGACGCGCCTCCTTGCGAAGAAATGCTGGCGCCTCTCATCGACCGTCTCAGCCAGGCCGGACTGGGTCCCGTTGACGGTTCCCCCGTGGACGCCAATCTGGAAGACATCTTCGTAGCCCTCACTCAGGGCGAAGAGCTGATGGCAGCGGCCGAGGAGGCCTCGTGA